In one window of Chiloscyllium punctatum isolate Juve2018m chromosome 11, sChiPun1.3, whole genome shotgun sequence DNA:
- the LOC140483265 gene encoding ras and Rab interactor 2-like isoform X2, producing MGHSIPDLDEDSQYAQWLRAHGDMDYDYQKEEAARCWMRDSGYESFLCNLSIFDRLLHTHPVWLHLSLSDEDALRILQPEDAGIFLVRRSCRTQKKIISMRLPESGSHFVQDFPIKESLYTFSLEGSCLSFADLFRLIAFYCISRDVLPFPLKLPHGITAAKTETELEAIAFLGLEFWSSPVYKRAGKSSAPPTSPLNADSPSTETKQTPHLNGVHSIQTRTPSELECSQTNGALCFINPLFLEVHSKDINGSLQGQVAKSRETGRPYSAPARPPPPRLPASMDQSPGPAADREGRGGPCKQPGAKAAPIPPPRIKKQAGGGGAGGEGVDKAAAQKPAAPAGVEEAAGKGRQRLSDLSISTTSTESDSSSMEVKRDCPSSLEGDTNSSLEEEEEEEDSEADSDQEVLPPPCTPRKKRHPSFVFPRIVKTHIQKVSGVFSSFMTPEKRMVKRIAEMSQDKRTYFGCLIQDYISFFKENKDCHVSSTDMLLTVRQFMTQVKSYLLQSSELDPPIESLIPEDEIDVVLEKAMHKCILKPLKSYIYATLKQFHVSDGSWKQLKENLLSVKQKVPQELGVDASVPDTVTLDKIRHKFHNMHKAYSPEKKVCLLLRVCKVIYSVMENNSGRLYGADDFLPMLTYIVAQCDMPELEIEIEYMMELLDPSLLHGEGGYYLTSVYGALSLIKNFQEDQAAKLLSSQTRNTLNQWHKRRTADSRTAPSVEDFQNYLRVAFNNTTSGCTAKTLLVRPFTTTEELCDLCAAKFQVQDTENYSLFLLINDTWQQLAPDTFPQKIKAELHSRPQSQMFYFVYKRLHNDLPSNAFEHSNAASEECSVTS from the exons ATCTTCCTCGTCCGGAGATCATGCAGGACACAGAAGAAAATTATATCAATGCGTTTGCCTGAGTCAGGGTCTCATTTTGTTCAAGATTTTCCAATAAAGGAGAGCCTGTATA CTTTCTCGCTTGAAGGATCCTGCTTGAGTTTCGCAGATTTGTTCAGGCTCATCGCTTTCTACTGTATCAGCAG GGATGTGCTGCCTTTCCCTTTAAAGTTGCCTCATGGAATCACAGCTgccaagactgagactgagctGGAAGCAATTGCATTCCTGGGTCTAG AGTTCTGGAGTTCTCCTGTGTACAAGAGAGCAGGCAAGAGTTCTGCACCTCCTACGAGTCCTCTCAACGCAGACAGCCCGAGCACAGAAACGAAGCAGACCCCGCATTTAAATGGAGTGCATTCCATTCAAACACGGACGCCCTCAGAGCTGGAGTGCAGCCAGACCAATGGTGCTCTGTGCTTTATAAACCCGCTGTTCCTGGAGGTGCACAGCAAAGACATTAACGGCAGCCTCCAAGGGCAGGTTGCCAAATCCAGAGAGACGGGCCGGCCCTACTCCGCCCCGGCTCGGCCTCCCCCTCCTCGGCTGCCCGCGAGTATGGACCAGAGCCCGGGTCCGGCCGCCGACCGGGAGGGAAGGGGGGGCCCTTGCAAACAGCCCGGGGCCAAAGCGGCTCCCATTCCGCCGCCCCGCATCAAGAAGCAAGCCGGCGGTGGTGGTGCTGGTGGCGAGGGGGTGGACAAGGCTGCAGCCCAGAAACCAGCAGCTCCCGCCGGGGTGGAGGAGGCTGCAGGCAAGGGCAGGCAGCGGCTCAGCGACCTCAgcatctccaccacctccaccgAGTCCGACTCCAGCAGCATGGAGGTGAAACGGGACTGCCCTTCCAGCCTGGAGGGGGACACCAACAGCAgcctggaggaggaggaggaggaagaggactCCGAGGCGGACAGCGACCAGGAGGTGCTGCCGCCCCCATGCACCCCCAGGAAGAAGAGGCACCCTTCCTTCGTCTTCCCCAGGATCGTCAAGACCCACATCCAGAAGGTGAGCGGCGTCTTCAGCTCGTTCATGACCCCCGAGAAGAGAATGGTCAAGAGGATCGCCGAGATGTCCCAGGACAAGCGCACCTACTTCGGCTGCCTGATCCAGGACTACATCAGCTTCTTCAAGGAGAACAAAGACTGCCACGTCTCCAGCACCGACATGCTCCTCACCGTCCGCCAGTTCATGACCCAGGTTAAAAGCTACTTGCTCCAGAGCTCGGAGCTGGACCCGCCAATAGAATCCCTCATCCCAGAAGACGAAATAG ATGTTGTTTTGGAGAAAGCAATGCACAAATGCATTCTGAAGCCCCTGAAGTCTTACATTTACGCAACTTTGAAACAATTCCATGTCTCCGACGGCTCCTGGAAGCAGCTGAAAGAGAATCTGCTCTCTGTTAAACAAAAAGTGCCTCAGGAACTAGGAGTGGATGCCTCTGTCCCCGATACTGTCACCTTGGATAAAATAAGGCACAAGTTTCATAACATGCACAAGGCGTACTCTCCTGAGAAGAAGGTGTGTCTATTGCTAAGGGTCTGCAAAGTTATCTACAGTGTTATGGAAAACAACTCAG GAAGGTTATATGGGGCGGATGACTTCCTGCCTATGCTGACCTATATAGTAGCCCAGTGTGACATGCCAGAGTTGGAGATTGAGATTGAATACATGATGGAATTGTTGGACCCATCACTACTGCATGGAGAAG GTGGCTATTATCTGACCAGTGTCTATGGAGCTCTCTCACTAATAAAGAATTTCCAAGAGGACCAGGCGGCCAAGTTATTGAGCTCACAAACCAGGAATACTCTAAACCAGTGGCACAAGAGAAGGACCGCAGACAGCAGAACAGCTCCTTCAGTTGAAGACTTCCAA AACTACCTGCGCGTGGCCTTCAACAACACGACAAGTGGCTGCACAGCCAAGACCTTACTGGTAAGACCATTTACGACAACAGAGGAGCTGTGTGACCTCTGTGCTGCCAAATTCCAAGTTCAGGACACTGAGAACTACAGCCTCTTCCTCCTTATTAATGACACCTGGCAGCAGTTGGCTCCTGATACCTTCCCACAGAAAATCAAGGCAGAGTTGCACAGTAGGCCTCAGTCCCAGATGTTTTACTTTGTCTACAAGCGCCTTCACAATGACCTTCCCAGCAATGCCTTTGAGCACAGCAATGCGGCTTCGGAAGAATGCAGCGTCACATCTTAA